Proteins co-encoded in one Neovison vison isolate M4711 chromosome 9, ASM_NN_V1, whole genome shotgun sequence genomic window:
- the DPM2 gene encoding dolichol phosphate-mannose biosynthesis regulatory protein produces MATGTDQVVGLGLVVVSLIIFTYYTAWVILLPFIDSQHVIHKYFLPRAYAVTIPLAVGLLLLLFVGMFITYVMLKNRKVTKKAQ; encoded by the exons ATG GCCACGGGGACAGACCAGGTGGTGGGACTCGGCCTCGTCGTCGTTAGCCTGATCATCTTCACCTACTACACGGCCTGGGTGATTCTCTTG CCATTCATCGATAGCCAGCATGTCATCCACAAGTACTTCCTGCCCCGAGCCTATGCTGTCACCATCCCCCTGGCCGTCGGCCTCCTGCTGCTCCTGTTTGTGG GAATGTTCATCACCTACGTGATGCTGAAGAACCGGAAGGTGACCAAAAAGGCTCAGTGA